In candidate division KSB1 bacterium, the sequence AGCAGCGAAGTGCGGCGTGCCTGGGCCGGCGAAATCACCAGCTCGCCGGTTCGCACGTTTGCCGGCAACCGCTTCAAAGCCGCCTACGCGCCGGTGCGCGACAGCCGCGGCGCCATCGTCTGCCTCGTCGTCATCGAAGCCAGCGCCGATTTTCTCAATTTGCTGCAGCCGGCCAGACGCCAGCTCGTCATCGGCGGCATCGCCAGCTTGGTGGTGCTGGTCACGTTCGCGTTTTTTTTGTACAATGCGATTTCGCTTTTTCTGCGCACGCAGGAAAACCTGCGCCGCTCCGAAAAACTCGCCGCCATGGGCCAAATGGCGGCGGCGGTGGCGCACGAAATCCGCAACCCGCTCGGCATCATCAAAAGCACGGCGTACGTGCTGCGCCAGCGTTACGAAAATTCCGCCGCGCCGGATGAGTTGTTCGAGTTTATTCCCTCGGAAGTGCGGCGGCTGAATCATCTGGTGAATGATTTTCTCAGCCTCACGCGCGACAAGCAACTCAACCTGTCGCCAGGCGATCTCGTCAAGACCGTCGAGAAGGCCCTGGCGATGGTGCGCAGCGACGAGCAGGCCAACGGCGTCGCATGGAATTTTACCAGCGCCACGCCGTCGTTGCCGCTGCGCCACGACGAAGAAGCCGTCACGCAAGTGCTGCTCAATCTCCTGTTGAATGCGATTCAAGCGATGCAGGGAAAAGGCAGCATCGAAGTGCGCGTGCAGGAAGAACATGAAAAAGGCCGAAATATGGCGCATGTGATCGTGCAGGACACCGGCCCCGGCCTGCCGGACGAGCCGGAAAAAATTTTTGAGCCGTTTTTCACCACCAAAACCCGCGGCAGCGGCCTCGGCTTGGCGGTGTGCAAGCAGCTTGTTGAAAAGCACGGCGGCCGGATTGTTGCTGAAAGTGAAAAGGGGAAAGGCACGACGATGCATGTTTGGCTGCCGATTTAACTCATACTCTTACTCTTACTCAGCAGACAAATTTAAAAGCGAGTAAGAGTAGGATTGAACCATAAACTCAAACATTCGATATGACCGAACGCACGATTCTGATCGTTGATGACGAAGCCCGCATGGCCGCGGTTTTGAAAGCGGCGTTGGAGCCGGAGGGTTACGCCATCGCCACGGCGATCAACGGCACGACGGCGATGAACGCGCTGGATACGCATGCGTACGACGTTGTGCTCACCGACCTTCGAATGGAGGGGCCGGACGGTTTGGCAGTTTTGGATTTCGCCAAAAAGCGCCATCCGCACTGCGACGTCATTTTGATGACCGCCTATGCCACTGCGCAAACCGCGGTCGAGGCCATGAAGCGCGGCGCGTATGATTACATCATCAAACCGTTTGAGATTGATGAACTGAAAGTCAAACTGCGGCATATTTTTGAAAAAAAATCACTGGCGCGCGAGAACTTCACGCTGAAGCAGGAATTGAAGCAGCGCTACTCGATTGACAACATGGTGGGCCAAAGCGGCGTGATGCAGGAAGTTTACAAAATGGTGCACAAAGTCGCGCCGAGCGATGCGACGGTGCTCATTCGTGGCGAGAGCGGCACCGGCAAAGAACTTGTCGCGCAAGCGATTCATTATCTCAGCCCGCGCGCCGACAAACCGTTCGTCGCGATCAACTGCGCCGCGCTGCCGGAAACGCTGCTGGAGAGTGAGCTGTTCGGCTACGAGAAAGGCGCGTTCACCGGCGCCGACAAGCGCAAGCTCGGGCTCTTTGAAACCGCCGGCGAGGGCACGATTTTTCTGGATGAGATCGGCGAGGTGTCGACGTCGATTCAAGTCAAGCTGTTGCGCGCGCTGCAGAATCGCCAGATCATTCATCTCGGCGGCCACGAGCAAATTCCGGTGAAGGCGCGCGTCATCGCGGCCACCAATCGTGATTTGGAAATCGCGGTGAAAGAAGGCACGTTTCGAGAAGATTTTTATTACCGCATCAATGTCTTTCCGATTTCCGTGCCGCCGCTGCGCAAGCGCCTGGAGGATTTGCCCGATCTGGTGAGCCATTTTTTGCAGCGTGCCGGCCGCGATCCGCATGGCATGAGCGCCGCGGCCTTGGAGAAGCTGCGCCTGTATCCCTGGCCCGGCAATGTCCGAGAGCTGGAGAACGTGGTCGAGCGCTCGCTGATCATGGCCGGTGACCGGATCATCGAAGTGACCGATTTGCCGCCGCACATTCAAGGCATTCAAAAACTGCCGACAACCTTCGATCTCCCCGACGAAGGCATTGTGCTCGAAGACATCGAGAGGAAACTCATCCACCGCGCCATTGAAAAAGCCGGCGGCAACAAGAGCAAAGCCGCGAAGTTGTTGGGCATCACGCGAAGGAAGTTGTATTCGATGTTGGAGCGGTTGGGGTGATCATTATTTATGATAAACAAGGAGCCGCCATGCCTCGCCCGCTCGTCGTGTTGGCAATCGTGATTTTGGCGTATAAATGTTGTTGGTCGCAAGCAATTTCATTAAAAGAATTAAATGGGAAGCTTTTGTACGAAGACGACGCCGGCTGCGCGAGCTGTCACGGCGTGAACGGCAAAGGCGAAAATGACGAGGTGAAGCTCGACCCGCCGCCGCCGGATTTTACCGATTGCGGCTTCAACACGCGCGAGCCGCGCAAAGATTGGCATGCCGTGATCAAAAATGGCGGCGTGGCGCGCGGCCTTTCCCGCAGCATGCCGTCGTACAGCGAAGCGTTGACCGACGCCCAAATCGACGTCATCATTGATTACCTCAAAACCTTTTGCGCCGAAAACGGCTGGCCGCCCGGAGAATTGAATTTCCGCCGGCCGCAAATTACTGTCAAGGCTTTTCCAGAAAACGAAGCCTTGCTGATTCCAACCTACACGCATCGCCGGAACAAATCCGCCGTCACCAAGTTTGTCTATGAGAAACGCCTCGGCCGCCGCGCGCAGTGGGAAGTGGCGGCGCCGTTGGTGAGGGAGTGGCGCAACCCCGCCGCGAGTGGGGTTGGCGACATCGAGTTGAGCGCGAAATACGTGTTGTGGCACCGTCTCGAATCGCTGGTCATTTTCAGCGGCGGCGTGGAGACGGTGTTGCCGGCAGGAAAAACCGCCATCGGCATCGGCGACGACAGTTGGAAACTGGCGCCGTACTTCGCCGCGGCCAAAGGTTTTGACCCGTTCTTTCTTCAATCCAGCGTGAAATATGAAACGCCGCTCAAAAAAACTGAGGGTGAGGCCGGGCTTTTTTTCAATCTGGCTTTCACCTTGCCCTTGACCCAAGAGAAAAAGGGGCTTTTCCCGATGCTGGAACTGAACGGCGTCAGAACGTTCGAGACGAAGGAAACAAGTTGGTTCGTCACCCCGCAGCTTTATCTCGGCCTCGTCAAGCGCGGGCATATCGCCGTTTCCTTGGGCGGGCAAATTCCGGTGGCGGGCGCGCGGCCGTTCGATTATCGTCTCATGAGTTTTCTGTTGTGGGAATACGCCGACGGCGGGCTGTGGTGGTGAAAAACGCTTGCAGAAAAATATCGAATTGGTTATTTTCTTTACAGACATACTGCTGATTAAACGATGCCCATTCGAATATGTCTACGTTCAAGTTCGGAAAGGCCGGCAAACCGGTCGAGAAACTGATCGTCGATACGATCATTCGTCATATCAAGCCGAAACAAATCATCCTGTTTGGCTCACGAGCGCGGGACGATGCGCCAGCGCGGTCTGATTATGATGTCGCCATTGACGATGATGAGTTAACGCCTGCCAAGCTGGCCCGGATTCGAGCCGAGATGGAAATTGTTCCAACGCTGCTCTCAATTGATGTGATATGGATGAACCGAGCAGCCGAGACCTTGCGGAAACGTATTGTGAATGAAGGAAAGATACTTTATGAGCGGCAAGGTTGACGATTCATTAGTAAAGCTGGAAGCAGCCTTAAAGCGACTGGGAGAGGCGCTTTCCGAAGATAGTACCAACCCTCTTTTTATCGACGGCACCACCCAGCGCTTCGAGTTTGTCTTTAAGCTGACGTGGAAAACTTTGAAGCGCGCATTGGAAGTCGAGGGTCTTCCATGCCAAACGCCGCGCGAAACGCTCAACACCGCCTATCAAGCAGGCTGGATAAACACAGAAGAACTTTGGCTGCAAATGTTGGATGATCGCAACTCGACCTCTCATACCTACGAAGAGCCCGCGGCCATGCAAATATATGAGAATATCCAAACCTATTATCCGGAACTTTTGCAACTCGCACAATTTCTTCGTAAGAGATACTCGCAAAAGCCTGAGATAACCAACAAGCACAATTCAAGAGGTATCTAATTTCTTCGTCTTTAATATGAGCCGATATTTCCTTTCCCTTGCCGCTCTTTTTATTCCACTTGCCAGTTTTGCACAGGATCTTTCCCATCACGATCTTGAAGCGCAGCTCAAAGCCGCGCAACTATTGCGGCGGCTTGCCATGCCCGTCGTTTCAATCACCAGTTACGGCTACGATGCGGGCTTTTATCGCTTGCAGCTTAAAATCGATCCGAGCAGGGACGAAATCGAAGGTGCACTGATGATGGAAGCCACAAGCGAAACCGACGGCCTCACAACCGCGCCGCTGGATTTGTATGCGAATATGCAAGTTCTCAGCGTCGGTGAAAACGCCGTCTCATTTGCGCGCAGCGGCAACGTTCTTTCGCTGAATCTCTCGCGCGCTTATCAACGCGGCGAGAAATTTCGCGTCAGCGTGAGCTATCGCGGCAACCCGCAAGATGGCGGCTTCGGCGCATTTACGTTCAACACGCACAACGGTGCGCCAATCGTTGCCAGCCTCAGCGAGCCGTACTACGCGCGACTGTGGTGGCCGTGCAAAGACACGCCGACCGACAAAGCCGATTCCGTGCAAATTGATCTCACCGTCCCCGACAATTTGATTGCGGTTTCCAACGGTGTTTTGCAAAGCGTGCGCTCGCTCAGCGGCTGGAAAACATTTTCATGGAAAACACGCTATCCGATCACCACCTACCTGGTTTCGGTGGCGGTCAGCAATTACGCCGAATTTGGCGAGACCTTCACTTTCTCGGATGGAACGAGAATGCCGCTGGTGCATTACGTCTATCCCGAGCGCCTGGGGGATGCGCAATTCCAGCTTGCCGACACACCGGACATGCTGAAATTTTTCAATCGCGCCTTCGGCGATTATCCGTTCAAGAAAGAAAAATACGGCCACGCGCAATTTGCCTGGGGCGGCGGCATGGAGCATCAAACCATCACCAGCCTCGGCGGCTTCAGCGACGGCCTGGTTTCGCATGAGCTGGCGCATCAGTGGTTCGGCGATCTGATTACGATGAAATCGTGGCAGGACATTTGGCTCAACGAAGGCTTTGCTAGTTACAGCGAGGCGCTGTTCGTCGAGGATCGTTTCGACAAGGCCGCGTATCGCAATTACATGAGCCGCATGGATCATTCATACACCGGCAGCGTTTTCGTCCGCGACACCACGTCGGTCGGCAGCATTTTTAACCTCACGGTTTATCACAAAGGCGCCTGGGTGCTGCACATGCTCCGCCACGTGATTGGGGATTCGACTTTCTTCAGGCTGCTGCGCAGTTATGTGGATGATCCGCGTTATCGTTTCAAAAACGCCAACACCGAAGATTTCAAAAATCTGGCGGAACAAATTTCCGGCAGGGATCTCGACTGGTTTTTCGAGCAATGGGTGTATCGCGAAGGACGGCCGGAGCTGCTTTATGGATGGAAACAGGATGGCGCACAATTGATTTTGCGCGTGCAGCAAACCCAAGTCGGCGGCAGCTATCGTTTGCCGTTCGATTTGGCAGCGATCGCGCAAGGCGACACCTCGCGCTTTACATTTGAGCACACCGGCGGTTTTCAGGAGTTTCGTTTTGCCGTAAGCAAGCCGTTGACGAAGGTGGTCATCGATCCGGATTATTGGGTGCTGAAAACCCTGAAGCAAACCGATTTCAACCGCCTGGGCGTCAATGGAACGCCGGCGCCGGAAACTTTTACGCTGCAGCCGGTTTCGCCGAATCCATTCGTGTTCGGAAAAAATAATTTGATCATCCGGTTTGCGCTGAGCCGCGGCGAAACTGTCCGCCTGACCATCTTCAACGTGCTCGGGCACGAAGTTGCCGTCTTGCTGGCCAACCATTTGCCGGGCGGGGATTACGCGCAAAATTGGGATGGCCGTTCTGCGAGCGGGGAACTTGCGCCGGCCGGCCTATATTTCGTTCGCTTGCAAACCGAAACGGCGCAGGCGACGCGCAAGTTTGTGATCCTGCGATGAGTAAAAAGGGCTGCGGGACAAAAACAGATTGGCTGTTTTTAAAACGGTGATAACTATGAGCACGATCCAACAAGCTGAAAGATTGCTGGCGGATATGTCGTGCTCGGAAAAGGCGCAACTTTTACAGTGGGTTGTGCGTGATCTCGGAGAAGCTTTTCCGGGCGTTGAAAGCACGCCAGGCGTTTGCGGAGGAGAGCCGTGTATCGTTCGCACCCGGATTCCAGTTTGGGTATCAGAGCAAGCGAGACGTCTTGGAACGAGTGAAGCCGATTTGTTGCGATGCTATCCGGCATTGCGCGCCGAGGATTTGGCGAATGCTTGGGCCTATGTCCGTGCCCCTCGGCAAGAAATTGAAAGGCAAATTCGTGAGAATGAGCACGCTTAAGCCATGACGCGACTTTACGCTAATGAAAATTTTCCGCTGCCGGTTGTCGAAGCGCTTCGCAGACTTTGGCGTGATATGTTGACGACTCAAGAAGCAGGAACAGCCGGACAAAGTATACCTGATGAGGAAGTTTTAGCTTTTGCTTGTACTGCTCATCGTGCCTTATTGACAATTAATCGGAAGCATTTTATCCGCTTGCATAGTGAACGACCGCACCACGAAGGCATCATTGTTTGTACATTTGATCCTGATTTTGGAAGGCAGGCCACTCAAATTCATGCCGCCATCACTTCTCTTAAAGAACTTGGCGGCCAACTTATTCGTGTCACTCGCCCTGCTTTATGATATTGCCATTGATGACGAGCGCATGACGCCGCTGCAGCTTGCGAAAATTCGCGCCGGCATGGAAACGGTTCCGACCTTGCTTGCCATTGAGGTGGTGTGGATGAATCGCGCTAACGCAGTTCTGTGCCAACGAATTTTGAATGAAGGAAAGATACTCTATGAGCAACAAGGTTAACGATTCATTAATAAAGCTGGAAGCGACTTTTTATCCAGAAATTTTGCAACTCGCACAATTTCTTCGCAAGAAATACCCGCATTAATGTCTCTCCGCTTCAAACTGTAGCGCCCGTGTTTCACCTGCCAATTTTCTCCTTATTTACTCTCCGCAACATCTCGCCAATCTGGTATAGTCTTTGTAAGTCATCGTCTTGATCAATCTGGCGCGCAACGGCACGGTCAAATCATGCTCGTTTTGCTCCATCGTCTCGCGCCTTTGCCGCCGATTGTTCCGAATTGACACAGCCGTTTTTCGATTCCTATCTTTATGATTATTGAAGACGGGAATCCGGTTTTCGTTTTACAATTTTATCATGCGTTGATTCCAGCTTCGATTATGCATCTCAGACGCGCAGCACAAGCGATATTTGATCTGTTTTCCCGGCCGCCGATCATACAAATTGGGAATTCAGTCCGGGATTTTTCGGCCAAGATCTTTCAAAAGAAAAGTTGCAAATTTTATAAAGACGGCGCTGTTAAAACAGCATCGAGCTGTATTTTGCCCGGGGTTATTAAAGTTTCATTGCTATTTCGTTTTCTTCATTTATTCATGGTTTTTGGGGCGTCTATCACAGGTCTTTCTCGAGCTGGAACTTTACAAAATGTCAAGCTGATCCCCAATAACGACATAGTCGGTGCCGGCGCGATCTATTCGCTTGCCTTTCAAGCGCCAAGCGGCCTGCCCAAGGACGGCAAGATCTTGCTTTACTTCCCGCGCGAATTTGATATTTCCAGCGTTTCAGTCGCCAGCAACTCCCAAAATCTGACCGGCGGTTTTATTGTGCGGCTTGATTCTGGCAATTGGATTGTCACGCTCGAACGCGATGGCACCGGCGCCGATCTCGCGCCGCTGGATTCGGGACGGGTGAAGTTCTCAATTGTCGGCAATCCAACGACACCCGGCTCTTATGGCTTTCCGCAAATTCTCACCCAGGACAAAAACGGCGCTGCGCTCGATATTAGAATTGACGTTGTCGTGACGATCAAAGCCGGCCCCCTTGATCATTTTGCCTTTTCCTCAACGATCAACAATCAAATCGCCGGTCAAAATTTTAATTTTACGATTTTTGGAAAAGACAAATTCGACAACAACGTCGTCGTAAACGATTCGATTCTTTTTTCCGATCATACCAGCACGCTGACGCCGAAACGAGTCAGAATGAACAACGTGCCGTCACTCACGGTTGCGGCCAAAATCACCAAGGCGCAAAGCGACGTGAAGATCACGGCAACAGCGAAGACGCTCGGCAAAAGCGGCGTGTCGAA encodes:
- a CDS encoding HI0074 family nucleotidyltransferase substrate-binding subunit; translation: MSGKVDDSLVKLEAALKRLGEALSEDSTNPLFIDGTTQRFEFVFKLTWKTLKRALEVEGLPCQTPRETLNTAYQAGWINTEELWLQMLDDRNSTSHTYEEPAAMQIYENIQTYYPELLQLAQFLRKRYSQKPEITNKHNSRGI
- a CDS encoding DUF433 domain-containing protein; the encoded protein is MSTIQQAERLLADMSCSEKAQLLQWVVRDLGEAFPGVESTPGVCGGEPCIVRTRIPVWVSEQARRLGTSEADLLRCYPALRAEDLANAWAYVRAPRQEIERQIRENEHA
- a CDS encoding DUF5615 family PIN-like protein gives rise to the protein MTRLYANENFPLPVVEALRRLWRDMLTTQEAGTAGQSIPDEEVLAFACTAHRALLTINRKHFIRLHSERPHHEGIIVCTFDPDFGRQATQIHAAITSLKELGGQLIRVTRPAL
- a CDS encoding M1 family aminopeptidase produces the protein MSRYFLSLAALFIPLASFAQDLSHHDLEAQLKAAQLLRRLAMPVVSITSYGYDAGFYRLQLKIDPSRDEIEGALMMEATSETDGLTTAPLDLYANMQVLSVGENAVSFARSGNVLSLNLSRAYQRGEKFRVSVSYRGNPQDGGFGAFTFNTHNGAPIVASLSEPYYARLWWPCKDTPTDKADSVQIDLTVPDNLIAVSNGVLQSVRSLSGWKTFSWKTRYPITTYLVSVAVSNYAEFGETFTFSDGTRMPLVHYVYPERLGDAQFQLADTPDMLKFFNRAFGDYPFKKEKYGHAQFAWGGGMEHQTITSLGGFSDGLVSHELAHQWFGDLITMKSWQDIWLNEGFASYSEALFVEDRFDKAAYRNYMSRMDHSYTGSVFVRDTTSVGSIFNLTVYHKGAWVLHMLRHVIGDSTFFRLLRSYVDDPRYRFKNANTEDFKNLAEQISGRDLDWFFEQWVYREGRPELLYGWKQDGAQLILRVQQTQVGGSYRLPFDLAAIAQGDTSRFTFEHTGGFQEFRFAVSKPLTKVVIDPDYWVLKTLKQTDFNRLGVNGTPAPETFTLQPVSPNPFVFGKNNLIIRFALSRGETVRLTIFNVLGHEVAVLLANHLPGGDYAQNWDGRSASGELAPAGLYFVRLQTETAQATRKFVILR
- a CDS encoding ATP-binding protein, translating into MPFLFVAALSNYPMRLSLIKSSRTLVIAVSIMIVIVLAAFNLGSWLFLNRLNRTLEEELENRLSAVAGLVARQIQTTVFPDLVAAGQRVIAKSYLDPLIDNLPGEVNAQNIFLIDRQFLTLKSNRDFFEPGEEISYLHSDSSEVRRAWAGEITSSPVRTFAGNRFKAAYAPVRDSRGAIVCLVVIEASADFLNLLQPARRQLVIGGIASLVVLVTFAFFLYNAISLFLRTQENLRRSEKLAAMGQMAAAVAHEIRNPLGIIKSTAYVLRQRYENSAAPDELFEFIPSEVRRLNHLVNDFLSLTRDKQLNLSPGDLVKTVEKALAMVRSDEQANGVAWNFTSATPSLPLRHDEEAVTQVLLNLLLNAIQAMQGKGSIEVRVQEEHEKGRNMAHVIVQDTGPGLPDEPEKIFEPFFTTKTRGSGLGLAVCKQLVEKHGGRIVAESEKGKGTTMHVWLPI
- a CDS encoding nucleotidyltransferase domain-containing protein, with translation MSLALLYDIAIDDERMTPLQLAKIRAGMETVPTLLAIEVVWMNRANAVLCQRILNEGKILYEQQG
- a CDS encoding cytochrome c, producing MPRPLVVLAIVILAYKCCWSQAISLKELNGKLLYEDDAGCASCHGVNGKGENDEVKLDPPPPDFTDCGFNTREPRKDWHAVIKNGGVARGLSRSMPSYSEALTDAQIDVIIDYLKTFCAENGWPPGELNFRRPQITVKAFPENEALLIPTYTHRRNKSAVTKFVYEKRLGRRAQWEVAAPLVREWRNPAASGVGDIELSAKYVLWHRLESLVIFSGGVETVLPAGKTAIGIGDDSWKLAPYFAAAKGFDPFFLQSSVKYETPLKKTEGEAGLFFNLAFTLPLTQEKKGLFPMLELNGVRTFETKETSWFVTPQLYLGLVKRGHIAVSLGGQIPVAGARPFDYRLMSFLLWEYADGGLWW
- a CDS encoding nucleotidyltransferase domain-containing protein, with the translated sequence MSTFKFGKAGKPVEKLIVDTIIRHIKPKQIILFGSRARDDAPARSDYDVAIDDDELTPAKLARIRAEMEIVPTLLSIDVIWMNRAAETLRKRIVNEGKILYERQG
- a CDS encoding sigma-54 dependent transcriptional regulator, whose product is MTERTILIVDDEARMAAVLKAALEPEGYAIATAINGTTAMNALDTHAYDVVLTDLRMEGPDGLAVLDFAKKRHPHCDVILMTAYATAQTAVEAMKRGAYDYIIKPFEIDELKVKLRHIFEKKSLARENFTLKQELKQRYSIDNMVGQSGVMQEVYKMVHKVAPSDATVLIRGESGTGKELVAQAIHYLSPRADKPFVAINCAALPETLLESELFGYEKGAFTGADKRKLGLFETAGEGTIFLDEIGEVSTSIQVKLLRALQNRQIIHLGGHEQIPVKARVIAATNRDLEIAVKEGTFREDFYYRINVFPISVPPLRKRLEDLPDLVSHFLQRAGRDPHGMSAAALEKLRLYPWPGNVRELENVVERSLIMAGDRIIEVTDLPPHIQGIQKLPTTFDLPDEGIVLEDIERKLIHRAIEKAGGNKSKAAKLLGITRRKLYSMLERLG